The following are encoded in a window of Conger conger chromosome 19, fConCon1.1, whole genome shotgun sequence genomic DNA:
- the LOC133119083 gene encoding protein O-mannosyl-transferase TMTC2-like isoform X2: protein MIEELVCSTVALVLYLNTLGADFCYDDSRVIKTNQDLLPETPWINIFYDDFWGTLLTHSGSHKSFRPLCTLSFRLNHALGGLEPWGYHLGNVSLHAAVTALFTRLSRGLLGARWALGAGLLFAAHPVHTEAVAGVVGRADLGAGLFFLLSLLCYTRHCALRGLAPRCWAWLLASLLLAGCSMLWKEQGVTVLGVAAAYDLSICHRLRLRPLLHLLRKRKPAGLLQSVSVLAVWGAVLLALRLYWMGNKPPSFSNSDNPAADSPSLLARTLTFLYLPAANAWLLLCPSTLSFDWSMDALPLLKTPSDWRNLHTLAFYAGFLLLAWVGLRDPASPQDHVPNGKAHVPNGKAHVPNGRPSSNGHSCPPSPEHGSAPPGGLQGEESGAEPHGDAGPSLPPTESLVLFSLALLALPFLPASNLFFYVGFVLAERVLYIPSMGSCLLLAAALRALWVRLWPRPARALLLYSAAALVLLYGTKTLLRNRDWANEELLYRSGIGVNPAKAWGNLGNVLKNQGKVEEAEQAYRNALRYRGNMADMLYNLGLLLQENHQLSQALHYYKLAIGSRPTLASAYLNTGIILMNQGHLDDARRTFLTCADIPDENLKDPHAHRSSVTSCLYNLGKLLHEQGLQEEALSVYHEAMQKMPKQFAPQSLYNMMGEAYMRLNKLNDAEHWYRESLRAKPDHIPAHLTYGKLLAIRGHKMEAERYFQKAIKLDPRKGNCYMHYGQFLLEESRVMEAAVMAEKAADLESGEFDLVFSAAHMLRQASLNEAAEKYYKMAAGLRPDYPAALMNLGAILHLNGKLREAESHYLRALRLKPQDAITQSNLRKLWNIMEKQGLEPASP, encoded by the exons cCGTGTGATCAAGACCAACCAGGACCTTCTGCCGGAGACGCCCTGGATCAACATCTTCTACGACGACTTCTGGGGCACCCTGCTGACGCACAGCGGCAGCCACAAGTCGTTCCGGCCGCTGTGCACCCTGTCGTTCCGGCTGAACCACGCGCTGGGCGGGCTGGAGCCCTGGGGCTACCACCTGGGCAATGTGTCTCTGCACGCGGCCGTGACCGCGCTGTTCACACGGCTGTCCCGCGGGCTGCTGGGGGCGCGCTGGGCCCTGGGGGCGGGGCTGCTGTTCGCCGCCCACCCCGTGCACACGGAGGCCGTCGCGGGCGTGGTGGGGCGGGCCGACCTGGGGGCGGGGCTCTTCTTCCTGCTGTCCCTGCTGTGCTACACACGCCACTGCGCCCTGagg GGCCTCGCCCCCCGCTGCTGGGCGTGGCTCCTAGCAAGCCTCCTATTGGCCGGCTGCAGTATGCTCTGGAAGGAGCAGGGCGTGACTGTGCTGGGCGTGGCCGCCGCCTACGACCTGTCAATCTGCCATAGGCTCCGCCTCCGGCCCCTCCTCCACCTGCTGCGCAAG AGGAAGCCGGCGGGCCTGCTCcagagtgtgagtgttctggCTGTTTGGGGCGCTGTTCTCCTGGCTCTGCGTCTGTACTGGATGGGCAACAAACCGCCCAGCTTCTCCAACTCAGACAACCCTGCGGCCGACTCGCCCAGCCTGCTCGCCCGCACCCTCACCTTCCTGTACCTGCCCGCCGCCAACGCCTGGCTGCTGCTCTGCCCCAGCACGCTGAGCTTCGATTGGTCCATGGACGCCCTGCCCCTCTTAAAGACGCCCTCCGATTGGAGGAACCTGCACACGCTGGCGTTCTACGCGGGGTTCCTGCTCCTGGCCTGGGTGGGGCTGCGTGACCCGGCCTCGCCCCAGGACCACGTGCCCAACGGGAAGGCGCACGTTCCCAACGGGAAGGCCCACGTTCCCAACGGGAGGCCCAGCTCCAACGGGCACAGCTGCCCCCCCTCGCCGGAGCACGGCAGCGCCCCGCCGGGGGGTCTACAGGGCGAGGAGAGCGGGGCAGAGCCCCACGGAGACGCAgggccctccctgccccccacaGAGAGCCTGGTGCTGTTCTCCCTGGCCCTGCTGGCCCTGCCCTTCCTCCCGGCCTCCAACCTCTTCTTCTACGTGGGCTTTGTGCTGGCCGAGCGCGTGCTCTACATCCCCAGCATGGGCTCCTGCCTGCTGCTGGCGGCCGCCCTGCGGGCCCTGTGGGTGCGGCTGTGGCCCCGCCCGGCCCGGGCCCTGCTGCTGTACAGCGCCGCCGCGCTGGTCCTGCTCTACGGCACCAAGACCCTGCTGCGGAACCGGGACTGGGCCAACGAGGAGCTGCTGTACCGGTCCGGCATCGGCGTCAACCCCGCTAAAG CCTGGGGTAACCTTGGCAACGTGCTGAAGAACCAGGGcaaggtggaggaggcggagcAGGCCTACAGGAACGCCCTGCGTTACCGTGGCAACATGGCCGACATGCTGTACAACCT GGGTCTTTTGCTGCAGGAGAACCACCAGCTGTCTCAGGCCCTGCACTACTATAAACTGGCCATTGGCAGCCGGCCAACTCTGGCAT CCGCGTACCTGAACACTGGGATCATCCTGATGAACCAGGGCCACCTGGACGATGCCAGGCGCACCTTCCTCACCTGCGCGGACATCCCCGACGAGAACCTGAAGGACCCCCACGCCCACCGCAGCTCCGTGACCAGCTGCCTCTACAACCTGGGGAAACTCCTGCACGAGCAGGGCCTCCAGGAG GAAGCGCTCTCCGTCTACCACGAAGCGATGCAGAAAATGCCAAAACAGTTTGCGCCTCAGAGTCTGTACAACATGATGG GAGAGGCCTACATGAGGCTGAACAAGCTGAACGACGCAGAGCACTGGTATCGAGAGTCCCTGAGAGCCAAGCCCGACCACATCCCCGCCCACCTCACCTACGGGAAACTGCTGGCCATCAGG ggccacaaaatggaggccgaACGGTACTTTCAGAAGGCGATTAAACTGGACCCCAGGAAGGGGAACTGCTACATGCACTACG gtcagtTCCTGCTGGAGGAGTCTCGGGTGATGGAGGCAGCAGTGATGGCGGAGAAGGCAGCAGACCTGGAGAGTGGGGAGTTTGACTTGGTGTTCAGCGCCGCGCACATGCTTCG GCAGGCCAGTCTGAACGAGGCAGCTGAGAAGTATTATAAAATGGCAGCGGGTCTCAGACCGGAC TATCCAGCAGCGCTGATGAACCTGGGTGCCATCCTCCACCTGAACGGGAAGCTCCGGGAGGCGGAGTCTCATTACCTGCGTGCGCTGCGCCTGAAACCACAGGACGCCATCACACAGTCCAACCTGCGCAAGCTCTGGAACATCATGGAGAAGCAGGGCCTGGAGCCGGCCAGCCCCTGA
- the LOC133119083 gene encoding protein O-mannosyl-transferase TMTC2-like isoform X1 produces MIEELVCSTVALVLYLNTLGADFCYDDSRVIKTNQDLLPETPWINIFYDDFWGTLLTHSGSHKSFRPLCTLSFRLNHALGGLEPWGYHLGNVSLHAAVTALFTRLSRGLLGARWALGAGLLFAAHPVHTEAVAGVVGRADLGAGLFFLLSLLCYTRHCALRPRPGPSDHAHACTSPTNGPAHSDPDSALSVPGLAPRCWAWLLASLLLAGCSMLWKEQGVTVLGVAAAYDLSICHRLRLRPLLHLLRKRKPAGLLQSVSVLAVWGAVLLALRLYWMGNKPPSFSNSDNPAADSPSLLARTLTFLYLPAANAWLLLCPSTLSFDWSMDALPLLKTPSDWRNLHTLAFYAGFLLLAWVGLRDPASPQDHVPNGKAHVPNGKAHVPNGRPSSNGHSCPPSPEHGSAPPGGLQGEESGAEPHGDAGPSLPPTESLVLFSLALLALPFLPASNLFFYVGFVLAERVLYIPSMGSCLLLAAALRALWVRLWPRPARALLLYSAAALVLLYGTKTLLRNRDWANEELLYRSGIGVNPAKAWGNLGNVLKNQGKVEEAEQAYRNALRYRGNMADMLYNLGLLLQENHQLSQALHYYKLAIGSRPTLASAYLNTGIILMNQGHLDDARRTFLTCADIPDENLKDPHAHRSSVTSCLYNLGKLLHEQGLQEEALSVYHEAMQKMPKQFAPQSLYNMMGEAYMRLNKLNDAEHWYRESLRAKPDHIPAHLTYGKLLAIRGHKMEAERYFQKAIKLDPRKGNCYMHYGQFLLEESRVMEAAVMAEKAADLESGEFDLVFSAAHMLRQASLNEAAEKYYKMAAGLRPDYPAALMNLGAILHLNGKLREAESHYLRALRLKPQDAITQSNLRKLWNIMEKQGLEPASP; encoded by the exons cCGTGTGATCAAGACCAACCAGGACCTTCTGCCGGAGACGCCCTGGATCAACATCTTCTACGACGACTTCTGGGGCACCCTGCTGACGCACAGCGGCAGCCACAAGTCGTTCCGGCCGCTGTGCACCCTGTCGTTCCGGCTGAACCACGCGCTGGGCGGGCTGGAGCCCTGGGGCTACCACCTGGGCAATGTGTCTCTGCACGCGGCCGTGACCGCGCTGTTCACACGGCTGTCCCGCGGGCTGCTGGGGGCGCGCTGGGCCCTGGGGGCGGGGCTGCTGTTCGCCGCCCACCCCGTGCACACGGAGGCCGTCGCGGGCGTGGTGGGGCGGGCCGACCTGGGGGCGGGGCTCTTCTTCCTGCTGTCCCTGCTGTGCTACACACGCCACTGCGCCCTGaggccccgccccggcccctcTGACCACGCCCACGCCTGCACCAGTCCCACCAATGGCCCCGCCCACTCTGACCCTGACTCCGCCCTCTCTGTCCCTGGCCTCGCCCCCCGCTGCTGGGCGTGGCTCCTAGCAAGCCTCCTATTGGCCGGCTGCAGTATGCTCTGGAAGGAGCAGGGCGTGACTGTGCTGGGCGTGGCCGCCGCCTACGACCTGTCAATCTGCCATAGGCTCCGCCTCCGGCCCCTCCTCCACCTGCTGCGCAAG AGGAAGCCGGCGGGCCTGCTCcagagtgtgagtgttctggCTGTTTGGGGCGCTGTTCTCCTGGCTCTGCGTCTGTACTGGATGGGCAACAAACCGCCCAGCTTCTCCAACTCAGACAACCCTGCGGCCGACTCGCCCAGCCTGCTCGCCCGCACCCTCACCTTCCTGTACCTGCCCGCCGCCAACGCCTGGCTGCTGCTCTGCCCCAGCACGCTGAGCTTCGATTGGTCCATGGACGCCCTGCCCCTCTTAAAGACGCCCTCCGATTGGAGGAACCTGCACACGCTGGCGTTCTACGCGGGGTTCCTGCTCCTGGCCTGGGTGGGGCTGCGTGACCCGGCCTCGCCCCAGGACCACGTGCCCAACGGGAAGGCGCACGTTCCCAACGGGAAGGCCCACGTTCCCAACGGGAGGCCCAGCTCCAACGGGCACAGCTGCCCCCCCTCGCCGGAGCACGGCAGCGCCCCGCCGGGGGGTCTACAGGGCGAGGAGAGCGGGGCAGAGCCCCACGGAGACGCAgggccctccctgccccccacaGAGAGCCTGGTGCTGTTCTCCCTGGCCCTGCTGGCCCTGCCCTTCCTCCCGGCCTCCAACCTCTTCTTCTACGTGGGCTTTGTGCTGGCCGAGCGCGTGCTCTACATCCCCAGCATGGGCTCCTGCCTGCTGCTGGCGGCCGCCCTGCGGGCCCTGTGGGTGCGGCTGTGGCCCCGCCCGGCCCGGGCCCTGCTGCTGTACAGCGCCGCCGCGCTGGTCCTGCTCTACGGCACCAAGACCCTGCTGCGGAACCGGGACTGGGCCAACGAGGAGCTGCTGTACCGGTCCGGCATCGGCGTCAACCCCGCTAAAG CCTGGGGTAACCTTGGCAACGTGCTGAAGAACCAGGGcaaggtggaggaggcggagcAGGCCTACAGGAACGCCCTGCGTTACCGTGGCAACATGGCCGACATGCTGTACAACCT GGGTCTTTTGCTGCAGGAGAACCACCAGCTGTCTCAGGCCCTGCACTACTATAAACTGGCCATTGGCAGCCGGCCAACTCTGGCAT CCGCGTACCTGAACACTGGGATCATCCTGATGAACCAGGGCCACCTGGACGATGCCAGGCGCACCTTCCTCACCTGCGCGGACATCCCCGACGAGAACCTGAAGGACCCCCACGCCCACCGCAGCTCCGTGACCAGCTGCCTCTACAACCTGGGGAAACTCCTGCACGAGCAGGGCCTCCAGGAG GAAGCGCTCTCCGTCTACCACGAAGCGATGCAGAAAATGCCAAAACAGTTTGCGCCTCAGAGTCTGTACAACATGATGG GAGAGGCCTACATGAGGCTGAACAAGCTGAACGACGCAGAGCACTGGTATCGAGAGTCCCTGAGAGCCAAGCCCGACCACATCCCCGCCCACCTCACCTACGGGAAACTGCTGGCCATCAGG ggccacaaaatggaggccgaACGGTACTTTCAGAAGGCGATTAAACTGGACCCCAGGAAGGGGAACTGCTACATGCACTACG gtcagtTCCTGCTGGAGGAGTCTCGGGTGATGGAGGCAGCAGTGATGGCGGAGAAGGCAGCAGACCTGGAGAGTGGGGAGTTTGACTTGGTGTTCAGCGCCGCGCACATGCTTCG GCAGGCCAGTCTGAACGAGGCAGCTGAGAAGTATTATAAAATGGCAGCGGGTCTCAGACCGGAC TATCCAGCAGCGCTGATGAACCTGGGTGCCATCCTCCACCTGAACGGGAAGCTCCGGGAGGCGGAGTCTCATTACCTGCGTGCGCTGCGCCTGAAACCACAGGACGCCATCACACAGTCCAACCTGCGCAAGCTCTGGAACATCATGGAGAAGCAGGGCCTGGAGCCGGCCAGCCCCTGA